One window from the genome of Bacillus kexueae encodes:
- a CDS encoding endonuclease/exonuclease/phosphatase family protein has product MKLLTLNCHSWHEENQLAKIEWLARAIVQNDYDIIALQEVSQKVGGTPIHLQVKEGNYAYVLWQKIKELGGHSYHLHWDLSHLAYENQYEEGLAILSKVPFEETSSFYISQSHNIEQWKSRKIVKATVKMNGENVSFYSCHCGWWHDEEEPFKNQVDQLMNYIPNDEWVFLMGDFNNSAHIRGEGYDYLLKQGFYDTYDLAEEKDEGITVKGKIAGWDQNKQDLRIDLILTNRNIPVQSSAVIFNGLNHQIVSDHYGVEVTL; this is encoded by the coding sequence TTGAAACTACTAACCTTAAACTGTCACTCATGGCATGAAGAAAATCAACTTGCTAAAATCGAATGGCTAGCTCGTGCCATCGTTCAAAATGATTATGATATCATTGCCTTGCAAGAAGTGAGTCAAAAGGTGGGGGGAACCCCGATTCACCTACAAGTGAAAGAAGGTAACTACGCGTACGTATTGTGGCAAAAAATAAAAGAATTGGGGGGACATTCTTATCATTTGCATTGGGATCTATCCCATCTCGCGTATGAAAATCAATACGAAGAAGGCCTAGCCATTTTATCGAAAGTCCCATTTGAGGAGACATCTTCCTTTTACATCTCACAAAGTCACAATATCGAGCAATGGAAATCTCGTAAAATCGTCAAAGCAACCGTAAAAATGAACGGGGAAAACGTTTCCTTTTATTCCTGTCATTGCGGTTGGTGGCATGATGAAGAAGAGCCTTTCAAAAATCAAGTCGACCAACTAATGAATTATATTCCGAATGATGAGTGGGTCTTCTTAATGGGAGACTTCAATAACAGTGCTCATATTCGAGGAGAAGGCTACGACTATTTATTAAAGCAAGGCTTCTATGACACGTACGATCTTGCAGAAGAAAAAGACGAAGGTATTACAGTAAAAGGAAAGATTGCTGGATGGGATCAAAACAAACAAGATCTTCGAATCGATTTGATCCTAACGAATCGAAACATTCCAGTTCAATCTTCAGCTGTCATCTTTAATGGATTGAATCATCAGATCGTCTCTGATCATTATGGAGTGGAAGTTACACTATAA
- the addB gene encoding helicase-exonuclease AddAB subunit AddB, whose translation MPVRFRLGRSGTGKTTKNLQEIKDRLRQDPLRGPAIIYLVPDQMTFAMEYELVKDSSLNGMVRAQVLSFSRLAWRVLQETGGTSRTHLTSTGIHMMLRTIIEKKKHEFKVFTKASDKTGFIDHVEQMLTEFKRYMVTPEELKAKSEQFERNDLQYEKALGDKLHDLLLLYHELEKALADKYIDAEDYLKLLREQLPKSSYVKDAIVYIDGFHSFTPQEYEVLDALMQTAGDVTISLTADKPFHEHLPHELHLFHMTGMTYYKLSDMARSHGLEVEEELLTELVRFQGKPSLYHIEQHFESRPTKAYDGPTDVTVAQAVNKRAEVEGIAREITRLVREEGARYQDVAVLTRNMGRYQDLIEQVFQDYEIPFFIDEKRSMLYHPLIEFIRSSLEVITGNWRYEAVFRCIKTELLYPLDVAKPVMREQMDRLENYCLAYGIQGSKWTSDERWTYRRYYSLDDHYVKTDEEQEMEDLVNDLKQMIVPPIEKLRGRLKRAKSGRKMAEALFLYLEELHIPEKLQKMSEEAEAKGRLVEAREHQQVWNAVMNLLDEFVEMMGETNLSMSLFSDVLDAGMESMKFALVPPAIDQVLIASLDRSRFYGLKTTFIIGVNDGVLPAKPKEDGVLSDEDRELLFHSGLTLAPTAKRQLLDENLLIYFALTSASERLYITYPLADEEGKALLPSMIIHRLRDLFPDLHEKVFMSEPEEMDEEAQLSFIINPSVALSHLTGQLQSWKKKYPIHDVWWDVYNFFMEDESWKLRSSKVIGSLFYHNEEKPLDDGVSRKLYGESIKGSVSRMEQFRSCPFSHFASHGLKLKERETFRLQAPDIGQLFHAALKLMADRMKQLEVDWRDLTKTQCEKLSFDAVEQLAPKLQREILLSSNRHHYLKRKLQKIMTRASSILSEHAKMSGFAPVGIELGFGKREELPPFRFTLPNGVTMEVIGRIDRVDKADGSQGTLLRIIDFKSSDKSLDLTEVYYGLALQMLTYLDVVISHSKLWLGVEATPAGVLYFHIHDPFIQTSGQLSDDIIEEEILKSFKMKGLLLGDEEAVRLMDQTLDHGRSNIIQAGLKKTGGFYSYSSIASEEEFELLRKYVRKEFVQIGTDITNGTVSISPYKLKDKKPCTYCSFKSVCQFDESLEDNEFRNLKPLKPEEVLEELRKGDGDE comes from the coding sequence ATGCCAGTTCGATTTCGGTTAGGTCGTTCGGGAACCGGAAAAACGACGAAAAATTTGCAAGAAATAAAGGATCGTTTAAGACAAGATCCTTTGCGTGGACCGGCGATTATATATTTAGTTCCAGATCAGATGACGTTTGCGATGGAGTATGAGCTTGTAAAAGATTCGAGCTTAAACGGTATGGTCCGGGCGCAAGTGTTGAGCTTTAGTCGATTGGCATGGCGCGTGTTACAAGAGACGGGAGGCACAAGTCGCACGCATTTGACATCGACGGGAATTCATATGATGCTTCGGACAATTATTGAAAAAAAGAAGCATGAGTTTAAAGTGTTTACGAAAGCGAGTGATAAAACAGGCTTTATCGACCATGTGGAGCAAATGCTTACGGAGTTTAAGCGGTACATGGTAACGCCAGAAGAATTGAAAGCAAAAAGCGAACAATTTGAGCGCAATGATCTTCAGTATGAAAAGGCACTTGGAGATAAGTTGCATGATTTACTTCTTCTTTACCATGAATTGGAGAAGGCATTGGCGGATAAGTATATTGACGCAGAAGATTATTTGAAGCTACTCAGAGAACAATTGCCGAAGTCTTCTTATGTGAAGGATGCGATTGTTTATATTGATGGGTTTCATAGTTTTACGCCGCAGGAGTACGAAGTGTTGGATGCATTGATGCAGACAGCGGGGGATGTAACGATTTCGTTAACGGCGGATAAGCCATTTCATGAACATTTACCACATGAGCTTCATTTGTTCCATATGACAGGGATGACCTATTATAAGCTTTCGGACATGGCGAGAAGTCACGGACTAGAGGTTGAGGAAGAACTGTTAACGGAGCTAGTTCGTTTTCAAGGAAAGCCTTCACTCTACCACATTGAGCAACACTTTGAGTCCCGTCCGACGAAAGCGTATGACGGGCCGACTGATGTCACAGTGGCTCAAGCGGTGAATAAGCGAGCGGAGGTTGAAGGGATTGCCCGAGAAATTACCCGTCTTGTACGCGAAGAAGGCGCGAGGTATCAAGATGTGGCGGTTTTAACTCGCAATATGGGACGTTACCAAGATTTAATTGAGCAAGTGTTTCAAGATTATGAGATTCCGTTTTTTATAGATGAAAAGCGCTCAATGCTCTATCATCCACTTATTGAATTTATCCGTTCTTCGCTAGAAGTCATCACGGGGAATTGGCGATATGAAGCGGTGTTTCGTTGCATTAAGACTGAGCTTTTATATCCGTTAGATGTCGCTAAACCGGTGATGCGCGAGCAGATGGATCGGTTAGAAAACTATTGTTTAGCTTATGGAATTCAAGGGTCAAAGTGGACATCGGATGAGCGATGGACGTACCGTCGTTACTACTCACTTGACGATCATTATGTTAAAACGGATGAAGAACAGGAAATGGAAGACCTCGTGAATGACTTGAAACAGATGATTGTTCCTCCGATTGAAAAGTTGCGAGGACGTCTGAAACGAGCAAAATCCGGTCGAAAAATGGCTGAAGCACTCTTTTTGTATTTAGAAGAGCTTCACATTCCTGAAAAGCTTCAAAAGATGAGCGAGGAAGCGGAAGCAAAAGGTCGCCTTGTTGAAGCGAGAGAGCATCAACAAGTATGGAATGCGGTTATGAATCTACTCGATGAATTCGTAGAAATGATGGGAGAGACAAACCTTTCCATGTCCTTATTTTCGGATGTATTGGATGCGGGGATGGAGTCGATGAAGTTTGCGCTCGTTCCACCAGCGATTGACCAAGTGCTCATCGCAAGCCTTGATCGTTCCCGTTTTTATGGGCTTAAAACGACGTTTATCATCGGGGTAAACGACGGTGTGTTACCGGCTAAACCGAAGGAAGACGGTGTCTTATCCGATGAAGACCGCGAGCTTTTATTTCATAGTGGACTGACGTTAGCTCCGACAGCGAAACGACAGCTACTAGATGAAAATCTTCTAATCTATTTTGCGTTAACGAGCGCTTCAGAGCGGTTATATATCACGTATCCGCTAGCGGATGAAGAAGGGAAAGCGCTGCTTCCGTCGATGATTATTCATCGTTTGCGCGATTTGTTCCCGGATTTACATGAAAAGGTGTTTATGAGTGAGCCAGAGGAGATGGATGAAGAGGCGCAGCTGTCGTTTATCATTAATCCGAGTGTGGCGCTATCTCATTTAACCGGGCAGCTTCAAAGCTGGAAGAAGAAATATCCGATTCACGATGTATGGTGGGACGTTTACAACTTCTTTATGGAAGATGAATCGTGGAAGCTTCGGAGCTCAAAAGTCATCGGGAGCCTCTTTTATCACAATGAAGAAAAGCCGCTCGATGATGGAGTGAGTCGCAAACTTTATGGCGAGAGCATTAAAGGCAGTGTATCGCGAATGGAGCAATTCCGCAGTTGTCCGTTTTCGCACTTTGCCTCTCACGGCTTGAAGTTAAAAGAGCGCGAAACATTTCGCCTCCAAGCGCCAGATATTGGACAGCTATTCCATGCAGCACTCAAGTTAATGGCCGACCGTATGAAACAGCTAGAAGTGGATTGGCGTGACTTGACGAAGACGCAATGTGAAAAGCTTTCTTTTGACGCAGTCGAGCAGCTTGCACCGAAGCTTCAACGCGAAATTTTATTGAGTTCAAACCGTCACCATTACTTAAAACGAAAACTGCAAAAGATTATGACGCGTGCTTCTTCAATCTTAAGTGAGCATGCAAAAATGAGTGGGTTTGCCCCGGTCGGCATTGAACTAGGATTCGGAAAACGAGAAGAGTTGCCGCCATTTCGCTTTACGTTGCCAAATGGTGTCACGATGGAAGTGATTGGTCGAATTGATCGCGTTGATAAAGCCGATGGCTCCCAAGGGACACTTCTTCGTATCATTGATTTTAAATCAAGTGATAAATCGCTTGATCTAACAGAAGTGTATTACGGACTTGCGTTGCAAATGCTCACGTATTTAGATGTCGTGATCTCTCATTCGAAATTATGGCTTGGTGTAGAAGCCACTCCGGCTGGTGTGTTATATTTCCATATTCATGATCCGTTTATTCAAACGAGCGGGCAGCTGAGTGATGACATCATTGAAGAAGAAATTTTAAAAAGCTTTAAAATGAAAGGGTTGCTGCTTGGAGATGAGGAAGCGGTGAGATTAATGGACCAAACGCTTGACCACGGTCGCTCGAACATCATACAAGCCGGTTTAAAAAAGACAGGCGGCTTTTATTCGTATTCGTCGATTGCGAGTGAAGAAGAATTTGAATTACTAAGAAAGTACGTGCGCAAGGAATTTGTACAAATTGGAACGGACATTACAAATGGTACGGTCTCCATCAGTCCGTACAAATTAAAAGATAAAAAGCCATGTACGTATTGCTCATTTAAATCGGTTTGTCAATTTGATGAATCGTTAGAGGATAACGAATTCCGCAACTTGAAACCGTTGAAACCTGAAGAAGTACTTGAAGAGTTGAGAAAGGGCGATGGCGATGAATGA
- a CDS encoding exonuclease SbcCD subunit D, with the protein MRILHTADWHLGKTLEGRSRLPEQEQFLDELERIVNDEKIDVVLMAGDAFDTVNPPAKAEQLFYDSLSRLSDKGKRPVVVISGNHDNPDRLSAASPIAFDSNIHLIGYPSAEVLSIPVKDEQLNVAALAYPSEARLEQLLSEVHDEILLRDHYDEKIRDLFQKMTEGFSVDAVNVAMSHLYVAGGSSTDSERPIEVGGAYTVRATSLPESAQYVALGHLHRPQNVKKALTNARYSGSPLAYSFSESGYAKSVSIIDVYPKEKANVSEVFLSSGKPLVKWKAQEGLQQVYRWIDEGKDRNAWIDLEIQLTDQLSIEEIHRLRKAHEGFVHIRPIFEHEMEQFESTKKEQLPIDEVFKRFYAKQTGGAEANPELVQLFLSLIHEEERGGEA; encoded by the coding sequence TTGCGCATTTTACATACGGCCGATTGGCATTTAGGAAAAACGCTCGAAGGAAGAAGTCGTCTTCCTGAGCAGGAACAATTTTTAGACGAGCTGGAACGTATTGTAAACGACGAGAAAATTGATGTTGTACTCATGGCAGGCGATGCTTTTGACACTGTGAACCCACCGGCAAAAGCGGAGCAATTGTTTTACGATAGCTTATCGCGCCTATCGGATAAGGGGAAGCGACCAGTCGTTGTCATTTCAGGAAATCATGACAATCCAGATCGCCTATCAGCCGCTTCGCCCATCGCTTTTGATTCCAATATCCATTTAATTGGCTATCCAAGTGCGGAAGTACTTTCCATTCCCGTGAAGGATGAACAGTTAAATGTTGCGGCGTTAGCGTATCCGTCTGAAGCACGACTTGAGCAATTGCTGTCAGAAGTACATGATGAAATCTTATTGCGTGACCATTATGATGAAAAAATTCGTGATCTGTTTCAAAAGATGACGGAAGGCTTTTCAGTAGATGCAGTGAATGTGGCGATGAGCCATTTATATGTAGCCGGTGGTTCCTCAACGGATTCCGAGCGCCCTATTGAAGTGGGGGGCGCTTATACGGTGCGCGCGACAAGCTTGCCAGAAAGTGCGCAATATGTAGCACTCGGGCATTTGCATCGTCCGCAAAACGTGAAAAAAGCATTAACGAACGCACGCTACTCCGGTTCGCCACTTGCCTATAGCTTTTCTGAATCCGGTTATGCCAAAAGTGTCTCAATCATTGATGTGTATCCAAAAGAGAAAGCAAATGTTTCTGAAGTTTTTCTATCAAGCGGAAAACCGCTAGTAAAATGGAAGGCACAAGAAGGACTTCAACAAGTATATCGCTGGATTGACGAAGGAAAAGACCGTAACGCATGGATCGATTTAGAGATTCAATTAACCGACCAATTATCCATAGAGGAAATCCATCGACTCAGAAAAGCACATGAAGGGTTTGTGCACATCCGACCGATTTTCGAGCACGAAATGGAACAGTTTGAAAGCACGAAGAAAGAGCAATTACCTATAGATGAGGTGTTTAAGCGATTTTATGCGAAGCAAACAGGCGGTGCAGAAGCTAATCCTGAACTCGTTCAATTGTTCTTATCTCTCATCCACGAAGAGGAAAGAGGAGGTGAAGCGTAA
- the addA gene encoding helicase-exonuclease AddAB subunit AddA, with translation MNDLIPKPENSQWTDDQWKAIVSSGRDILVAAAAGSGKTAVLVERIIRKIISKENPVDVDRLLIVTFTNASAAEMRNRIGEALEKALKENPASLHLRRQLTLLNKASISTLHSFCLNVVRKYYYKIDLDPGFRIGDSTEIELLMDEVLDELFEDEYGNEANEAFFDLVERYTNDRSDTDLQSLIRSLYLFSRSHPTPEKWLDEMVSLYNVKENDSIEDLPFFRYLQKDVYMQLTGGLDQLKRALDITKHPQGPAPRAENLLDDISQIEEMIQAASWQELQRRIQQFKPTRAKPCKGDLYDKALIDRVTKMRDEVKKQIQKLADELFHRDVSYHIQDLQKMAPVIQELVRLVKKFGRLFEEMKKEKAIVDFSDLEHYCLNILATEDENGTLTPSEAAIDYQQQFTEVLVDEYQDTNLVQEAILKLVTSGEEASGNLFMVGDVKQSIYRFRLAEPFLFLSKYKRFTPEGTGTGLRIDLAKNFRSRAEILDSTNYLFKQVMGEQVGEIEYTLDAELKLGADYPKSDLMQTELYMIDQAEQTEVENPLEEEDLGAAQLEARLIAKKIKEMVQQKFPVYDRKQGRTRPITYRDITILLRAMPWAPQMMEEFKQQGIPVYANLSTGYFEATEVSVMMSLLKVIDNPYQDIPLAAVLRSPIVGLSANELAMIRAEHKKGTFYEALQAFLRESGEETRSIEGKVNPFIAQLQKWRDLARKGPVSNLIWQLYRDTHFFDFVGGMPGGKQRQANLRALYDRARQYESTSFRGLFRFLRFIERMQDRGDDLGAARALGEQEDVVRMMTIHSSKGLEFPVVFVAGLAKSFNLMDLNRKYLLDKELGFASKYIDPKKRISYPTLPLIAMKKKMKMELLSEELRVLYVALTRAKEKLILTATVKEAEKVVNDWRQHINHPEWLLPDFDRAKAKCYLDWIGPALIRHQDAYVLREEELTLDHEVVTYPASFTVELMHHSAFVATEEEEKRELEERLQALQNRTIVPSDDRFKEQVVTQLTWQYPHKDATTYRSKQSVSDIKRANQRFQDEYSGQMSFQSSFLYDRPTFMQEKSLSAAEKGTATHTVMQHLDFNESWTEEKLMNFVTDLVQKELLTTHQAESVQVDAIYQFLQSDLGERLKRANVVHREVPFSYALQAKELYNDPTNTFQDEVVLVQGVVDCLFEDENGLVLVDYKTDTIHGKFRSMEDAIPTLTKRYNIQLNLYARAIEEITKEDVVEKYLYFLDGPLTIKL, from the coding sequence ATGAATGACTTGATACCGAAACCAGAAAATTCCCAGTGGACAGATGACCAGTGGAAGGCGATTGTTTCCTCCGGTCGAGATATTTTAGTCGCAGCAGCTGCTGGTTCGGGAAAAACCGCTGTTTTAGTCGAACGCATTATTCGAAAAATCATTTCAAAAGAAAATCCGGTGGATGTAGACCGTTTATTAATTGTGACGTTTACGAATGCATCAGCCGCTGAAATGCGAAACCGAATTGGGGAAGCGCTCGAAAAAGCATTAAAAGAAAATCCAGCCTCCCTTCATTTAAGAAGGCAATTAACGCTTTTAAACAAAGCATCGATTTCAACGCTTCATTCCTTTTGTTTGAACGTTGTTCGGAAGTATTACTATAAAATTGACCTCGACCCAGGTTTTCGCATTGGTGATTCGACCGAAATTGAACTGTTAATGGATGAAGTGCTAGATGAATTATTTGAAGATGAATATGGAAACGAAGCGAATGAAGCGTTTTTTGACCTTGTGGAGCGATATACGAATGACCGTTCTGATACAGATTTACAAAGCTTAATTCGTTCGCTCTATTTGTTTTCGCGTTCTCATCCAACACCTGAAAAATGGCTAGATGAGATGGTGAGCCTTTATAACGTGAAGGAGAACGATTCGATTGAGGACCTTCCGTTTTTCCGCTATTTACAAAAAGATGTTTATATGCAGTTAACAGGCGGGCTAGATCAATTAAAGCGAGCGCTTGATATTACGAAACACCCGCAAGGTCCCGCTCCACGGGCGGAAAATTTACTCGATGACATCTCACAAATAGAGGAGATGATTCAAGCAGCGTCTTGGCAAGAATTACAGCGGAGAATTCAACAATTTAAACCGACGCGAGCAAAACCGTGTAAAGGTGATTTGTACGATAAAGCGTTAATCGATCGCGTGACGAAAATGCGAGATGAAGTGAAAAAGCAAATTCAAAAGCTCGCAGACGAATTATTCCATCGAGACGTTTCGTACCATATTCAAGACTTGCAAAAGATGGCGCCTGTCATCCAGGAGCTTGTGAGACTTGTGAAAAAGTTCGGTCGATTATTTGAAGAAATGAAAAAAGAAAAGGCTATCGTCGATTTTTCGGATTTAGAGCATTATTGCTTAAACATTTTAGCGACGGAAGATGAAAATGGTACGCTCACACCGAGTGAAGCGGCTATCGATTACCAGCAGCAATTTACGGAAGTTCTGGTCGATGAATACCAAGATACGAACCTTGTTCAAGAAGCCATTTTGAAACTCGTGACAAGTGGTGAAGAAGCAAGTGGAAATTTATTCATGGTTGGCGATGTGAAACAGTCGATTTACCGATTCCGTTTGGCTGAACCGTTTCTTTTCTTATCGAAGTATAAGCGGTTCACGCCGGAAGGGACGGGGACAGGTCTTCGCATTGATCTAGCCAAAAACTTCCGTAGTCGAGCTGAGATATTAGACAGCACCAATTATTTATTTAAACAGGTGATGGGAGAACAGGTCGGTGAAATTGAATACACACTAGATGCGGAATTAAAACTTGGTGCTGATTATCCAAAGAGTGACCTCATGCAAACGGAACTATACATGATTGACCAAGCGGAACAAACGGAAGTAGAAAACCCGTTAGAGGAAGAAGATTTAGGTGCTGCTCAGTTGGAGGCACGGCTAATCGCGAAAAAAATTAAAGAGATGGTGCAGCAAAAATTCCCTGTATATGACCGGAAGCAGGGGAGAACGCGTCCGATTACGTACCGCGATATCACGATTTTACTTCGCGCCATGCCGTGGGCACCACAAATGATGGAAGAATTTAAGCAACAAGGAATTCCTGTCTATGCGAATTTATCGACTGGTTATTTTGAAGCGACGGAAGTATCCGTCATGATGTCGTTATTAAAAGTCATAGATAACCCATATCAAGATATTCCACTTGCGGCTGTACTTCGTTCACCGATTGTTGGTTTGAGTGCGAATGAGCTTGCGATGATTCGAGCTGAACACAAAAAAGGAACATTCTATGAAGCGCTTCAAGCGTTTCTACGTGAATCCGGAGAAGAGACTCGTTCCATTGAAGGAAAAGTAAATCCATTCATTGCCCAACTGCAAAAATGGCGAGACTTAGCTCGAAAAGGACCGGTTTCAAATCTCATTTGGCAATTGTATCGCGATACACACTTTTTTGACTTTGTTGGGGGAATGCCGGGTGGCAAACAGCGTCAGGCGAATTTGCGCGCCTTATATGATCGCGCACGCCAATATGAGTCCACTTCCTTCCGTGGATTATTCCGATTCCTTCGCTTCATTGAACGGATGCAAGATCGGGGAGATGATTTAGGAGCTGCGCGTGCGTTAGGAGAACAGGAAGATGTTGTACGCATGATGACCATTCACTCCAGTAAAGGATTGGAGTTTCCAGTCGTATTTGTGGCGGGGCTTGCCAAATCATTTAACTTAATGGACTTAAACCGCAAATATTTGCTGGATAAAGAATTAGGTTTTGCTTCGAAATATATCGATCCGAAAAAACGAATTAGTTACCCAACTCTTCCGCTTATCGCGATGAAAAAGAAAATGAAAATGGAGCTGCTTTCGGAAGAACTCCGAGTCCTTTACGTTGCGTTAACACGTGCAAAGGAAAAATTAATCTTAACAGCGACGGTGAAAGAAGCTGAAAAGGTAGTGAACGACTGGCGACAACATATAAACCATCCAGAGTGGTTATTACCGGACTTTGACCGTGCGAAAGCGAAATGCTATTTGGACTGGATTGGTCCTGCGCTCATTCGTCATCAAGATGCGTACGTTCTTCGTGAAGAAGAGCTCACCCTTGACCATGAAGTGGTAACATATCCTGCTTCGTTTACGGTCGAGCTTATGCACCATTCCGCATTTGTTGCAACGGAAGAAGAGGAAAAAAGAGAGCTAGAAGAAAGATTACAAGCATTACAAAACCGAACGATTGTCCCATCAGATGATCGCTTTAAAGAACAAGTCGTAACCCAATTAACGTGGCAATATCCCCATAAGGATGCGACGACTTATCGTTCGAAGCAATCGGTATCGGATATTAAACGGGCGAATCAACGCTTTCAAGATGAATACAGCGGGCAAATGTCGTTCCAATCATCGTTTTTGTATGACCGACCGACATTCATGCAGGAAAAATCGCTTTCTGCTGCGGAAAAAGGGACGGCAACTCATACTGTCATGCAACATTTAGATTTCAACGAGTCATGGACGGAAGAAAAGCTTATGAACTTTGTAACGGATCTTGTCCAAAAGGAATTGCTAACAACCCATCAAGCAGAGTCTGTTCAAGTTGATGCGATTTACCAATTCCTTCAATCTGACTTGGGAGAGCGGCTAAAACGGGCGAACGTCGTTCATCGTGAAGTTCCGTTCAGTTACGCTCTTCAAGCAAAAGAGTTGTATAATGACCCAACCAATACCTTCCAAGATGAAGTGGTGTTAGTTCAAGGGGTTGTCGATTGCTTGTTTGAAGATGAAAACGGACTCGTGTTAGTCGATTATAAGACCGATACGATTCATGGGAAATTCCGTTCTATGGAAGACGCCATTCCAACGTTAACGAAACGATACAACATTCAGTTGAATTTATATGCTCGGGCCATTGAAGAGATTACGAAGGAAGACGTTGTGGAAAAGTATTTATACTTTTTGGATGGGCCGCTCACAATCAAGCTATAA
- a CDS encoding PTS transporter subunit IIBC, translating to MKNWLSFDFWQKFGKALIVVVAVMPAAGLMISLGKLIAMTSGDIAFIQTMARIMEDIGWGIITNLHVLFAVAIGGSWAKERAGGAFAALLAFILINRITGAIFGVNPDMLQQPEATVQSLLNQELVVKDFFTSVFGAPALNMGVFVGIISGFLGANLFNKYYNYDKLPQALAFFNGKRFVPFVVIVYSIGAAIVLAFVWPFVQGLLNDFGRWIASSRNTAPVIAPFIYGTLERLLLPFGLHHMLTVPMNYTELGGTYTILTGDKAGQTVAGQDPLWLAWITDLNNLRAAGDMESYKALLAEVVPARFKVGQVIASTASLLGIALAMYMNVDKEKKAKYKSMFLSAGLAVFLTGVTEPIEFMFMFIAPVLYIVYAITTGISFAISDLINLRIHAFGFIELLTRTPMIVQAGLVRDLINFIVTCVVFFSVNFVVFNFLIKKFNIPTPGRAGNDIDAEEGKGQASGASKQSGLAVEIIALLGGEENIEDVDACMTRLRVTVKDVSKVAEEARWKEQGALGLIVKNKGVQAIYGPKADVLKSDIQDLLGA from the coding sequence GTGAAAAATTGGCTTTCTTTTGATTTTTGGCAAAAGTTCGGAAAAGCGTTGATTGTCGTAGTGGCCGTGATGCCTGCCGCTGGTCTTATGATTTCGTTAGGAAAGTTAATTGCCATGACATCTGGTGATATTGCTTTCATTCAGACGATGGCTCGTATTATGGAAGACATTGGATGGGGAATCATAACGAATTTACACGTATTATTTGCTGTTGCGATTGGTGGATCTTGGGCGAAGGAGCGTGCAGGTGGTGCATTTGCAGCGTTATTAGCCTTCATCTTAATTAACCGAATTACAGGAGCCATTTTTGGCGTCAACCCAGATATGCTTCAGCAACCGGAAGCAACAGTTCAATCTTTACTTAATCAAGAGTTAGTTGTTAAAGATTTCTTCACTTCAGTATTTGGGGCACCTGCATTGAACATGGGTGTGTTTGTTGGGATTATTTCAGGTTTCTTAGGTGCGAATTTATTTAATAAATATTACAACTACGATAAGTTACCTCAAGCATTAGCGTTTTTTAATGGAAAGCGATTTGTTCCGTTTGTTGTCATTGTGTATTCCATTGGAGCAGCGATTGTGCTTGCATTTGTTTGGCCGTTTGTTCAAGGTCTATTAAACGACTTCGGTCGCTGGATTGCTTCGTCGCGTAACACTGCGCCTGTTATCGCGCCGTTTATTTACGGAACGTTAGAGCGCTTACTTCTTCCGTTCGGATTACATCATATGTTAACGGTTCCAATGAACTACACAGAATTAGGTGGAACGTACACGATTTTAACGGGAGATAAAGCAGGACAGACTGTTGCAGGTCAAGACCCGCTCTGGTTAGCATGGATTACGGACTTAAACAATTTACGTGCGGCAGGAGATATGGAAAGTTATAAGGCATTACTTGCTGAAGTCGTACCTGCTCGATTTAAAGTAGGACAAGTTATTGCGTCTACTGCATCTCTTTTAGGTATCGCCTTAGCGATGTATATGAATGTCGATAAAGAGAAAAAAGCGAAATATAAATCGATGTTTTTATCTGCTGGTTTAGCGGTATTTTTAACAGGAGTAACGGAGCCAATCGAATTTATGTTCATGTTTATCGCTCCGGTTCTTTATATCGTCTATGCCATCACAACAGGTATTTCATTTGCGATTAGTGATCTCATTAACTTACGAATTCATGCATTCGGATTTATCGAGTTGCTAACACGAACACCAATGATTGTCCAAGCTGGTTTAGTGCGCGACTTGATTAACTTCATCGTGACATGCGTTGTGTTCTTCTCTGTAAATTTTGTGGTCTTTAACTTCTTAATTAAGAAATTCAATATTCCTACACCAGGTCGTGCAGGAAATGACATTGATGCGGAAGAAGGAAAAGGACAAGCAAGCGGAGCAAGCAAACAGTCAGGCTTAGCGGTTGAAATTATCGCGTTATTAGGTGGCGAAGAGAATATTGAAGATGTCGATGCGTGCATGACGCGCCTACGTGTGACTGTCAAAGATGTATCAAAGGTTGCAGAAGAAGCGAGATGGAAAGAGCAAGGAGCGCTCGGACTAATCGTAAAAAACAAAGGAGTCCAAGCTATTTACGGTCCAAAAGCAGATGTGCTAAAATCTGACATACAAGATTTGCTAGGAGCGTGA